Within Ramlibacter henchirensis, the genomic segment GCAGCGCCCGCTCGTGCGCTTCCCGCGCCTGGGCCAGCTGCACCAGCGGCCGCAAGCGGTGAGGAGCGTAGCCCTGCACCACCCAGCCGTGGACCCCCGCATCGAGCGCCCGCTGCATCGGCTCGACACCGGAGTCCTGGGTGAACACCAGCAGCGGCATCGACTGCTGCGCTTGCAGCGTGCGCACGGCTTCCAGGAAGGCGCCGTCCGGCCGCGGCTGCCAGCAAAGCACCACATCGGGTTGCGCGCGCAGTGCATCGCGCACAAGGTTCGCGCACTCGCCCTCGGCCACCACCGTGAAGCCGGCGCTGCGAAGGTCGGCCGCCAGCGCGGGCAGGGCCGGATCCGGGGTGAGGAGCAGCAGAACGGACGTCACGCGCGGGCTTTCGAAGGGGCGCAAAGCATAGTGCAAGCCCTGCGCCGTGCCACTGGCACGGACCGTGCATGGAAGCAGGCGTCGGGTGCGATGCTGCACCCGGACCGTGCACCGTACCGCCGGTCCCGCGCACAACGCCGTGTGCTGTCCTGTACTCCCCCGAAAGGGCTGGAGCCGCCCTGGCTCCGCCCGGGTCCAGACACACGATGAACCAGCGCACGCCTTTCCTGCAGTCCGGCCACGTTCCCACGCTCGTGGCGGCATTCCTGTACTTCGCGTTCTCGTGCGCGATCTGGGTGCTGAACGGGGCCATGGCGCCTTTCATCCGCGAGGCCTACCAGCTCACCGCCGCCCAGCTGGGCCTGATGCTGTCGGTGCCGATCATCGCGGGCGCCGTGATGCGTTTCCCGCTCGGCCTGCTGGCGCAGTACATCGGCCGCAAGCCCGCCACGCTGGTCGAGATGGGCTTGGTCTGCGTGGCCATGCTGTTCGGCCTGCTGTTCGTGGACAGCTTCGACGACCTGCTGGCCATGGGCGTGCTGCTGGGCATCGCCGGCGCCAGCTTCGGCGTCGCGCTGTCGCTGGGCGCCGGCTCCTTCCCGCCGCAGCACAAGGGCCTGGCGATGGGGCTGGTGGGCGCCGGCAACGTGGGCACCGCGGTGTCGGTGCTGGTGGCGCCGCCGCTGGCCCAATGGCTCGGCTGGCAGGTGGTCTACGGCGTCGCGGCCTGCGCGATCCTGGTCCCGGCCGCCGTGATGGTGATCTTCGCCCGCGAGCCGCAGGACGTGGACCCGCACGCGGGCCTGCGCGAACACGTGGCCTGCCTGTTCGAGCGCGACGGCTGGGTGTTCAGCCTGATCTACTGCGTCACCTTCGGCGGCTTCATCGGCCTGACCAGCTTCCTGCCCTCGTACTACTTCGAGCAGTTCGGCGTGAGCAAGGTGCAGGCGGGGCAGCTGACGATGCTGGCCGCTTTCATGGGCGCGACGCTGCGGGTCGTGGGCGGCTGGATCTCCGACCGCTGGGGCGGCCTGAACACGCTGACCGTCGTGCTGGCGGTGGTGTGCGCATCGCTGGTGCTGATCGGGTTCTCGGGCGCTTCCCTGGTGGCCACCACGCTGCTCATGATGCTCTGCTTCGCCGCGCTCGGCGCGGGCAACGGTGCGCTGTTCCAGCTCGTGCCGCTTCGCTGGCCCACGACCACCGCGGTGGCCGGATCGATGATCGGCGAGATCGGCGCCCTCGGAGGGGGCCTGGTGCCCGCCTCGATGGGCGTGTCGCGGCAGTACCTCGGCAGCTACGCGTGGGGCTTCTACCTGTTCGCGGCCCTGGCGCTGGTGGTGCTGGTCGTGATGCGCATCATGCAGATCCGCTGGACTCGCACCTGGGCCGAGAAAGGCGGACGCGCGCGCCTGCGGCCGGCCGCGCAGCCGCCGCGCGGAGGGAAAGCCGCATGAGTGGACTACCGCGGCAGGAACAGCAGCCAGAACAGCAGCAGGCCGTTCAGGACGACCGACGCGACCAGCGCCGCCTTCCACACACCGGCGGGATCGCGGGTGAAGTACGGCGTCGCCCCGGGCCCGGCGATCGGACGCGAGGCGCCGCGCTCCAGGGCGAGCACGAATTCCTCCGCGGTCTCGAACCGCAACCGGGCGTCGCGGGCGACGGCGCGAAGCACCACGTGATCGAGCCAGATCGGCACGTCGGGACGCAGGCGCGACGGCGGCTTGGGGTCGCGCCGGTAGCGGGCGATCTGGTAGGGCTCGACCTCGCCGTACGGCAGGTGGCCGGTGAGCCACTGGTACAGCGTCACGCCGAGGGCGAACAGGTCGCTGCCGGGCGTCGCGGCGCGGCCGCCTTCGCCCGGATCCCACTGCTCGGGGTTCATGTAGCTGGGCGTTCCGGCATGCAGGCTGCGTTCGACGGCGGACTCCTGGCCGGAGATGGCGACGCCCAGGTCCAGCACGCGCCAGGCGCCGTCGTCGCCCAGGTGCAGGTTGCCGGGCTTGATGTCCCGGTGGACCACGCCCTGGCGGTGGAGGCGGCCGAGCGCGCGGGCCACCGCGATGCCGCCCTGCACCACCTGTTCCACGCTGAAGGTGCGCTTGCGCGCGAGCGCCTGCTCCAGCGTGGCGCCGCCATGCCAGTCGAACACGGCGTAGAAGGCGCTGGGCTCCCGCGGCTCGCGCACGTTGACGAAGCCGCTGCCCGCGCCGCCGGTCCGCTCCGCCAGCCGAAGGCCCAGCCAGACTTCGTGCGCCA encodes:
- a CDS encoding MFS transporter, which translates into the protein MNQRTPFLQSGHVPTLVAAFLYFAFSCAIWVLNGAMAPFIREAYQLTAAQLGLMLSVPIIAGAVMRFPLGLLAQYIGRKPATLVEMGLVCVAMLFGLLFVDSFDDLLAMGVLLGIAGASFGVALSLGAGSFPPQHKGLAMGLVGAGNVGTAVSVLVAPPLAQWLGWQVVYGVAACAILVPAAVMVIFAREPQDVDPHAGLREHVACLFERDGWVFSLIYCVTFGGFIGLTSFLPSYYFEQFGVSKVQAGQLTMLAAFMGATLRVVGGWISDRWGGLNTLTVVLAVVCASLVLIGFSGASLVATTLLMMLCFAALGAGNGALFQLVPLRWPTTTAVAGSMIGEIGALGGGLVPASMGVSRQYLGSYAWGFYLFAALALVVLVVMRIMQIRWTRTWAEKGGRARLRPAAQPPRGGKAA